The Salmonella enterica subsp. houtenae serovar Houten genome has a segment encoding these proteins:
- the rdoA gene encoding YihE protein a ser/thr kinase implicated inLPS synthesis and Cpx signaling, translating into MNDNAFTFQTLHPETIMDALFEQGIRVDSGLTPLNSYENRVYQFQDEDRRRFVVKFYRPERWSVDQIREEHQFALELVDDEVPVAAPLAFNGQTLLAHQGYHYAIFPSVGGRQFEADNIDQMEAVGRYLGRLHQTGRKRPFTFRPDIGLAEYLFEPRQVFEDAALIPSGQKAAFLKATDTLLSAVTECWRTDFTTLRLHGDCHAGNILWRDGPLFVDLDDARNGPAIQDLWMLLNGDKAEQRMQIETIIEAYEDVSEFDTSEIGLIEPLRAMRLVYYLAWLIRRWGDPAFPKNFPWLTGEDYWQRQTTTFIEQTKVLHEPPLQLTPMY; encoded by the coding sequence ATGAACGACAACGCTTTTACTTTTCAGACGCTACACCCGGAAACCATCATGGATGCGCTCTTTGAACAGGGGATCAGGGTGGATTCCGGGCTGACTCCGCTAAACAGTTATGAAAACCGCGTCTATCAGTTTCAGGATGAAGATCGTCGACGTTTTGTCGTTAAGTTTTATCGTCCTGAACGTTGGTCTGTTGATCAAATTCGGGAAGAGCACCAGTTTGCGCTTGAACTGGTGGATGATGAGGTTCCGGTTGCTGCGCCGCTGGCTTTTAACGGCCAGACGCTGTTAGCGCATCAGGGCTATCATTATGCTATTTTCCCCAGCGTAGGTGGTCGTCAGTTTGAAGCAGATAATATCGATCAGATGGAGGCGGTAGGGCGTTATCTGGGCCGGTTGCATCAGACGGGACGAAAACGTCCTTTCACTTTCCGGCCTGACATTGGGCTTGCAGAGTATCTTTTTGAACCGCGCCAGGTATTCGAAGATGCCGCACTTATTCCCTCCGGGCAAAAAGCAGCTTTCCTGAAAGCCACGGATACTTTACTGTCTGCAGTTACCGAATGCTGGCGCACCGATTTCACCACGCTGCGATTGCATGGCGATTGTCATGCCGGAAACATTTTGTGGCGTGATGGGCCGTTGTTTGTCGATTTAGATGATGCTCGTAACGGCCCGGCGATACAGGATTTATGGATGTTGCTGAACGGCGACAAAGCCGAACAGAGAATGCAGATTGAAACCATTATTGAAGCTTATGAAGACGTTAGTGAGTTCGATACGTCTGAAATCGGTCTTATTGAACCTTTACGCGCCATGCGTTTAGTTTATTATCTTGCCTGGTTGATTCGTCGTTGGGGTGATCCTGCGTTTCCAAAAAATTTTCCCTGGTTAACCGGGGAAGATTACTGGCAGCGGCAGACAACGACTTTTATTGAGCAGACTAAAGTTTTGCACGAACCCCCTTTACAATTAACGCCAATGTATTAA